A single genomic interval of Ruminococcus sp. NK3A76 harbors:
- a CDS encoding fibronectin type III domain-containing protein, producing MFKKLSAVWAATAAAVTLGCFDVAAADTQSRSKYYTSAVIYGTGEDGEKGGFPNVTDITGVSAVTFTFRVDESVAKKAINGEIDFTGSLGTESSTFGRVAHEWSFVPYQLDSNGEVVYSDDLKPVSHKELTMEKITDGYYCVTLEEPTGFFKDDDKYARIWFDCNSDDYSITLTGVVLSFDDSKIVRDLKSAKIEPAQKSVTYTGKACKPAAKVTYGSKTLKEGTDYTLSYKNNTNTGTATVTATGKGKYKGTVSGSFTVKRASVANANVAFSSLTFPYTGSKIKPTPTVKVGSNTLTLGKDYTLSYTNNINIGIASVKITGTGNYSGSVTKTFTIVPKATTLKTLTSPSSGSMKATWSKNTSGEGYQVIYSTSSNFSSAKKKVINSNKTASATISSLTKGSTYYVKVRAFKKVSGKYVYGAYSKVLSVKVK from the coding sequence ATGTTTAAAAAGCTATCGGCAGTATGGGCTGCAACGGCTGCGGCTGTGACGCTTGGCTGCTTTGATGTCGCTGCGGCAGATACACAGAGCCGCTCGAAATATTACACAAGCGCTGTTATCTACGGCACCGGCGAGGACGGCGAAAAGGGCGGCTTCCCGAACGTTACGGATATCACAGGCGTTTCTGCTGTGACATTTACATTCAGGGTGGATGAGAGCGTGGCTAAAAAGGCCATAAACGGTGAGATAGACTTCACAGGTTCTCTTGGCACCGAGAGCAGCACCTTCGGCAGAGTGGCTCACGAGTGGTCATTCGTTCCCTATCAGCTCGACAGCAACGGCGAGGTGGTCTACAGCGACGACTTAAAGCCTGTTTCTCACAAAGAGCTGACAATGGAGAAGATAACCGACGGCTACTACTGCGTGACGCTTGAAGAACCCACAGGCTTTTTCAAGGACGATGACAAGTATGCAAGGATATGGTTTGACTGCAACAGCGACGACTACAGCATCACCTTAACAGGCGTTGTGCTCTCGTTTGACGACAGCAAGATAGTAAGAGACCTTAAGAGCGCAAAGATAGAGCCTGCACAAAAGAGCGTCACCTACACAGGCAAGGCCTGCAAGCCGGCTGCAAAGGTAACATACGGCAGCAAGACCTTAAAAGAAGGCACAGACTACACTCTCTCCTACAAAAACAACACAAACACCGGCACTGCGACTGTGACAGCCACAGGCAAAGGCAAATACAAGGGCACCGTTTCGGGCAGCTTCACGGTAAAGCGTGCATCTGTAGCGAATGCGAACGTGGCATTTTCAAGCCTTACATTCCCCTACACAGGAAGCAAGATAAAGCCCACCCCGACTGTCAAGGTAGGCAGCAACACCCTTACTCTCGGCAAGGACTACACGCTTAGCTACACCAACAACATAAACATCGGCATAGCCTCTGTCAAGATAACCGGCACAGGCAACTACAGCGGCTCGGTAACAAAGACCTTCACGATAGTTCCCAAGGCCACCACGCTAAAGACGCTGACATCGCCTTCAAGCGGCAGCATGAAGGCCACATGGTCTAAGAACACCTCCGGCGAGGGCTATCAGGTGATATATTCGACATCGAGCAATTTCTCATCAGCCAAGAAGAAGGTCATAAACAGCAACAAGACCGCTTCTGCGACGATAAGCTCGCTCACCAAGGGCAGCACCTACTACGTCAAGGTAAGAGCCTTCAAGAAGGTCAGCGGCAAATACGTCTACGGCGCTTATTCAAAGGTATTGAGCGTCAAAGTCAAGTAA
- a CDS encoding S1 RNA-binding domain-containing protein, producing the protein MERFYPEGYIKDRSESEYYLKTPERLAEAAAKGLILEARAAVCSKEHDLYVELPFCRAVIPREEGALGISDGSVRDIAILSRVGKPVCFVPLSVGAGGAHAVLSRRAAQQRCTQEYLSLLSAGDIIDACVTHLEPFGAFADIGCGICSLIPIDAISVSRIAHPADRFYNGMPIKAVVKGREGGRICLSHKELLGTWEQNAERFTQGETVSGIIRSVESYGVFIELAPNLAGLAEPFEGAKAGMSASVYIKAIIPEKMKIKLIVVDVFDSPAGTPEIEYFTRSGRLGRWDYSVKGSQKEIYTQFA; encoded by the coding sequence ATGGAAAGGTTTTACCCGGAAGGATACATCAAAGACCGCTCGGAAAGCGAGTATTATCTCAAAACGCCCGAAAGGCTCGCAGAAGCCGCAGCAAAGGGGCTTATCCTCGAAGCGAGGGCGGCTGTATGCTCTAAGGAGCACGACTTATACGTCGAGCTGCCGTTTTGCAGGGCTGTGATACCGAGAGAGGAGGGCGCTTTAGGCATAAGCGACGGCTCGGTGCGTGACATAGCTATCCTCTCCCGTGTAGGCAAGCCTGTCTGCTTTGTGCCACTGTCTGTAGGTGCGGGAGGGGCTCATGCCGTGCTCTCACGCAGGGCAGCCCAGCAGCGCTGCACGCAGGAATATCTGTCTCTGCTTTCTGCCGGCGACATAATAGATGCCTGCGTGACGCATTTAGAGCCGTTCGGGGCATTTGCCGACATAGGCTGCGGCATATGTTCGCTGATACCCATTGATGCGATATCCGTCTCACGCATAGCACACCCTGCCGACAGGTTCTACAACGGTATGCCGATAAAGGCCGTCGTCAAGGGGCGAGAGGGCGGCAGGATATGCCTTTCGCACAAGGAGCTGTTAGGCACATGGGAGCAGAACGCCGAGCGCTTCACACAGGGCGAGACTGTAAGCGGCATAATACGCTCGGTCGAGAGCTACGGCGTGTTCATAGAGCTTGCCCCCAACCTCGCAGGCCTTGCCGAGCCGTTTGAGGGCGCAAAGGCAGGCATGAGTGCGAGCGTCTACATAAAGGCCATTATCCCCGAAAAGATGAAGATAAAGCTCATCGTGGTAGATGTGTTCGACTCCCCTGCCGGGACACCGGAGATAGAATACTTCACACGCTCGGGCAGGCTCGGCAGGTGGGACTATTCAGTCAAGGGCTCGCAAAAGGAGATATACACACAATTTGCCTGA
- a CDS encoding fibronectin type III domain-containing protein: MGIISNTSSEGVTSKLNKAITAILAISILFVSCIGETKAYAAETETAATAVTAQAEEKAETKQETAASTAATTTATKTAATTTAAKTTAAKKVTLKTPVFVGEAKYDSGATHPYNAQTSQLIVRYKAVKNAEKYQLYIKGGKYKKWTKIKTTADTKVKVKKLQRGTTYKFKVRAVSGSSKSEFSKTQKLSTAVMDYDVYGYQAICRIVFHEVGGMAGEMWDKPIVYVSDCVVNRFVAAKYTGKGVWASYYKRYNTVQDMIYLSGNFMSSYGLAADGAIYSRVPKRVKVAAYGALYNKTALNGIKNDSTVYYWCNRPYYSSDSRIAYSFKIPWGYFNVWREYWG, translated from the coding sequence ATGGGTATTATTTCTAACACATCAAGTGAGGGCGTCACGTCTAAGCTGAATAAGGCAATAACAGCGATATTAGCAATTTCTATATTATTTGTATCCTGCATCGGTGAGACTAAGGCTTATGCCGCAGAGACCGAGACAGCTGCAACAGCAGTAACAGCTCAGGCAGAGGAGAAGGCCGAGACAAAGCAGGAGACAGCAGCATCAACAGCTGCAACCACCACAGCGACAAAAACAGCAGCTACAACAACTGCCGCAAAGACAACAGCTGCCAAGAAGGTAACACTCAAGACTCCTGTGTTCGTTGGCGAGGCTAAGTATGACAGCGGTGCTACACACCCCTACAATGCGCAGACTTCACAGCTCATCGTAAGATATAAGGCTGTAAAGAACGCCGAGAAGTATCAGCTCTACATCAAGGGCGGCAAGTATAAGAAGTGGACAAAGATAAAGACCACTGCTGACACAAAGGTAAAGGTCAAGAAGCTCCAGAGAGGCACGACTTACAAGTTCAAGGTAAGAGCAGTAAGCGGCAGCTCCAAGAGCGAGTTCTCAAAGACACAGAAGCTCTCCACCGCAGTTATGGACTACGATGTATACGGCTATCAGGCAATATGCAGGATAGTGTTCCATGAGGTAGGCGGCATGGCAGGCGAGATGTGGGATAAGCCTATCGTTTACGTTTCTGACTGCGTGGTAAACAGATTCGTTGCTGCAAAGTACACAGGCAAGGGCGTATGGGCAAGCTACTACAAGAGATACAACACCGTTCAGGATATGATATACTTAAGCGGCAACTTCATGTCGTCATACGGTCTTGCTGCTGACGGTGCGATATACAGCAGAGTTCCCAAGAGAGTAAAGGTCGCAGCATACGGCGCACTTTACAACAAGACAGCACTCAACGGCATCAAGAACGACAGCACAGTATACTACTGGTGCAACCGTCCCTACTATTCTTCTGACAGCAGGATAGCGTACTCCTTCAAGATACCGTGGGGCTACTTCAACGTATGGAGAGAATACTGGGGCTAA
- a CDS encoding DUF3592 domain-containing protein yields MMSKRNPIVVIILLVLALVFAAYGSIRYFTGKAKYDDLIASCTAQADAEVISCDSHIVKETKRVSKHSTKTVSHTYYLTKAQFTVDGKQYVCEEDSTVEFPVGALTTIQYDPSDPERNFIGSAPMNDYQKYLRPMIIGGVLALAGVGTLLKMRSAA; encoded by the coding sequence ATGATGAGTAAGAGAAACCCGATAGTGGTAATAATACTGCTCGTGCTGGCACTTGTCTTTGCGGCATATGGGTCTATCAGGTATTTCACCGGCAAGGCGAAGTATGATGACCTTATAGCTTCCTGCACGGCTCAGGCAGACGCAGAGGTGATAAGCTGCGATTCGCACATCGTCAAGGAAACAAAGCGTGTGTCAAAGCACTCGACCAAGACTGTCTCGCACACCTACTACCTCACAAAGGCTCAGTTTACAGTAGACGGCAAGCAGTATGTCTGCGAGGAAGACAGCACGGTGGAATTCCCCGTAGGTGCTCTGACGACTATACAGTATGACCCGTCAGACCCCGAGAGGAACTTTATCGGCTCTGCCCCCATGAATGATTACCAGAAATATCTGCGCCCGATGATAATCGGCGGTGTACTGGCTCTTGCAGGCGTGGGCACGCTGCTTAAAATGAGAAGCGCTGCCTGA
- the nadA gene encoding quinolinate synthase NadA: MTVYEAKQKILELKKEKDICILAHSYESRDIVEVADYTGDSYKLSVDASKVTNKNIVFAGVHFMAQTAKMLSPDKHVYMPNTAAGCEMAEQMDVELLAGMKAKEPDRTVVAYINTTAELKTLCDICVTSSSAVKIVSSIPDKKILFIPDCNLGAFVQKACPDKDIMLFNGGCPAHQRATRQDAVDAKAAHPDALLLVHPECRPAVTELADYVGSTSGIMNFAKNSDNKEFIIGTELSIAEHLQYECPDKRFWLLTKNIICPNMRMTTLMDVFNICNEIGTDAAADREILMSDELIAKAKVCIDRMIELGG, encoded by the coding sequence ATGACTGTTTATGAAGCAAAGCAGAAGATACTGGAGCTTAAGAAGGAAAAGGATATCTGTATCCTCGCACACAGCTATGAGTCAAGAGACATTGTAGAGGTGGCAGACTACACAGGCGATTCCTACAAGCTCAGCGTCGATGCATCAAAGGTCACAAATAAGAACATCGTCTTTGCAGGCGTGCATTTTATGGCGCAGACAGCCAAGATGCTCTCGCCCGACAAGCACGTTTATATGCCCAACACCGCTGCCGGCTGCGAAATGGCCGAGCAGATGGACGTAGAGCTGCTTGCCGGCATGAAGGCCAAGGAGCCTGACAGGACGGTCGTAGCTTACATAAACACCACAGCCGAGCTCAAGACGCTGTGCGACATATGCGTTACATCATCGAGCGCTGTCAAGATAGTAAGCTCTATACCCGACAAGAAGATACTCTTTATCCCTGACTGCAACCTGGGTGCTTTCGTGCAGAAGGCCTGCCCGGACAAGGATATAATGCTGTTTAACGGCGGCTGCCCTGCACATCAGCGTGCAACAAGGCAGGACGCAGTCGATGCCAAGGCTGCACACCCCGATGCGCTGCTGCTCGTTCACCCCGAGTGCCGCCCGGCAGTCACAGAGCTTGCCGACTATGTAGGCTCGACAAGCGGCATCATGAATTTCGCAAAGAACAGCGACAACAAGGAGTTCATCATAGGCACAGAGCTTTCGATAGCCGAGCATCTTCAGTACGAGTGCCCCGACAAGCGCTTCTGGCTGCTCACAAAGAACATCATCTGCCCCAACATGAGAATGACCACCCTTATGGACGTCTTTAACATCTGCAACGAGATAGGCACAGACGCAGCAGCTGACAGAGAGATACTCATGAGCGACGAGCTCATCGCCAAGGCAAAGGTCTGCATAGATCGCATGATAGAGCTTGGCGGCTGA
- the ftsX gene encoding permease-like cell division protein FtsX → MRFSSMRYLVGQGFKSIWKNRMMSFASFCIILVSLLMVGLSALASINLSKIINGIEDKSEAIVVIKDDITQEEKDELTKEITRIPNVNELKFYSKEEAWKSMVEDMPKDEQDLFKYADDNPLPDTFKMTVVDIKKMSETTAQISSIKNVDSVKSPTSFTDMLISIQRVVTVISAAIIIALVLVCLIIISNTTRASVFTRRKEINIMKYVGATNTFIKIPFFIEGMIVGIIAAACALFLTQFAYEGVYKIFSTDFSLWAVLGMQNLYSFDSLFKIVAVSYAVAGALIGAVGTSISTGKHLKV, encoded by the coding sequence ATGAGATTCAGTAGTATGAGATACCTTGTTGGTCAGGGTTTTAAAAGCATCTGGAAAAACAGAATGATGTCCTTTGCATCGTTTTGTATAATACTTGTATCACTTCTTATGGTAGGGCTCTCGGCTCTGGCTTCGATAAACCTCTCGAAGATAATAAACGGCATCGAGGACAAGAGCGAGGCGATAGTCGTTATCAAGGACGATATCACCCAGGAGGAAAAGGACGAGCTCACCAAGGAGATAACACGCATACCGAACGTCAACGAGCTTAAGTTCTACTCGAAGGAGGAAGCGTGGAAGTCAATGGTAGAGGATATGCCCAAGGACGAGCAGGACCTCTTTAAGTACGCCGACGACAACCCCCTCCCCGACACATTCAAGATGACTGTTGTAGACATCAAGAAGATGAGCGAGACTACCGCTCAGATAAGCTCTATCAAGAACGTTGACTCGGTGAAGTCTCCTACATCTTTTACGGATATGCTCATATCCATCCAGAGAGTTGTAACAGTGATCTCGGCAGCGATAATCATAGCACTCGTGCTCGTCTGCCTTATCATCATATCAAACACCACAAGGGCAAGCGTTTTCACAAGACGTAAGGAAATAAACATCATGAAGTACGTCGGCGCTACTAACACCTTTATCAAGATACCCTTCTTCATCGAGGGTATGATAGTGGGTATCATAGCAGCAGCCTGTGCGCTCTTCCTGACACAGTTTGCTTACGAGGGCGTTTATAAGATATTCAGCACCGACTTCTCGCTCTGGGCAGTTCTCGGTATGCAGAACCTCTACTCCTTCGACAGCCTGTTCAAGATAGTTGCTGTTTCCTATGCCGTCGCAGGCGCTCTTATCGGCGCTGTCGGTACATCAATAAGCACCGGCAAGCACCTCAAAGTATAA
- the ftsE gene encoding cell division ATP-binding protein FtsE, with amino-acid sequence MVEFKDVSVTYTSGVDALNKVNLKINDGDFAFVVGPSGAGKSTLIKLILKEINATSGVVTVNGFNLSKLRRSRVPKLRRTIGVVFQDFRLIPTMTVYENIAFVLRVIDAPAKYIRTRVPYVISLVGLTEKSKAYPTELSGGEQQRVALARALVNDPKLIIADEPTGNIDPALSYEIVELLKGINECGTTILMVTHEHDIVRHFGGRIININKGVISFDEVVGGKGK; translated from the coding sequence TTGGTAGAGTTCAAGGACGTGTCCGTCACCTACACAAGCGGTGTGGATGCGCTTAACAAAGTAAACCTCAAGATCAACGACGGCGACTTTGCGTTCGTTGTCGGCCCCTCGGGCGCAGGCAAGTCAACGCTTATAAAGCTGATACTTAAGGAGATCAATGCAACCTCCGGCGTTGTAACGGTAAACGGCTTCAACCTTTCAAAGCTCAGGCGCAGCAGGGTGCCCAAGCTCAGACGCACGATAGGCGTTGTTTTCCAGGATTTCAGACTTATACCCACAATGACGGTGTATGAGAATATAGCCTTCGTTCTGAGAGTTATAGATGCACCTGCAAAGTACATAAGAACGAGAGTTCCCTACGTTATCTCGCTCGTTGGCCTTACCGAAAAGTCAAAGGCCTACCCCACCGAGCTTTCGGGCGGTGAGCAGCAGCGTGTGGCTCTTGCAAGAGCTCTGGTAAATGACCCCAAGCTCATAATCGCTGACGAGCCTACCGGTAATATCGACCCGGCGCTCTCTTATGAGATAGTTGAGCTTCTTAAGGGCATAAACGAGTGCGGCACTACCATTCTCATGGTTACCCACGAGCACGACATAGTACGTCACTTCGGCGGAAGAATAATAAATATCAACAAGGGTGTCATATCCTTCGATGAAGTAGTTGGAGGTAAGGGCAAATGA
- a CDS encoding helix-turn-helix domain-containing protein, translating to MSNRLFQSVVHQMRDTIDCTIGVIDENASIIACSELSQVGTTNEFVSLDLSDSHDIFVRDGYTYKPFGAHMKPDYAVFVEGTDEVAAKYASILAITLSSIKQYYDEKYDRNNFIKNVVLDNVLPGDVHVKARELHFSSDTPRVVLLIRIISSNDVSAYDVIQNLFPDKNKDFVFNITESDIVLVKEVSSGIDSRDLEKLARSISDTLSSEFYTRVNVGIGTVVEGVRDLARSFKEAQIALEVGKVFDTDKIIVSYDNLGIARLIYHLPTTLCETFLREVFKKGSIESLDHETLFTIQKFFENNLNVSETSRKLFVHRNTLVYRLEKIKKLTGLDLREFDHAIIFKIALMVKKYLSANPVKF from the coding sequence ATGTCAAACAGATTATTTCAGAGCGTTGTTCATCAGATGCGTGACACTATCGACTGCACCATAGGCGTTATCGACGAGAATGCCTCGATCATTGCCTGCTCGGAGCTTTCGCAGGTGGGCACTACAAATGAGTTCGTTTCCCTTGATCTGAGCGATTCACATGATATCTTTGTGAGGGACGGCTACACATACAAGCCCTTCGGCGCACACATGAAGCCTGACTACGCAGTATTCGTAGAGGGCACAGACGAGGTGGCTGCAAAGTATGCAAGCATCCTCGCTATCACACTTTCGAGCATCAAGCAGTATTACGACGAGAAGTATGACAGGAACAACTTCATCAAGAACGTTGTGCTCGATAACGTGCTTCCCGGCGATGTCCATGTAAAGGCAAGAGAGCTGCACTTCAGCTCGGATACTCCGAGAGTCGTTCTGCTCATAAGAATAATCTCGTCTAACGACGTTTCTGCTTACGATGTTATACAGAACCTTTTCCCCGACAAGAATAAGGATTTCGTTTTCAACATCACTGAGAGCGATATCGTGCTCGTCAAGGAGGTCTCCTCGGGCATTGATTCAAGAGACCTTGAAAAGCTCGCAAGAAGCATTTCAGATACACTTTCAAGCGAGTTCTATACAAGAGTAAACGTGGGTATAGGTACAGTCGTTGAGGGTGTAAGAGATCTTGCAAGATCCTTCAAGGAAGCTCAGATAGCTCTTGAAGTCGGCAAGGTGTTCGATACTGACAAGATAATCGTTTCCTACGATAACCTCGGTATTGCAAGACTTATCTATCACCTCCCGACAACTCTCTGTGAGACATTCTTAAGAGAGGTATTCAAGAAGGGCTCTATCGAGTCGCTCGACCATGAGACACTGTTTACTATACAGAAGTTCTTCGAGAACAACCTCAACGTTTCCGAGACATCGAGAAAGCTGTTCGTTCACAGAAATACTCTCGTATACAGACTTGAAAAGATCAAGAAGCTCACAGGCCTTGACCTGAGAGAGTTCGACCATGCTATCATCTTCAAGATAGCTCTTATGGTAAAGAAATACTTATCGGCAAACCCCGTTAAGTTCTAA
- a CDS encoding purine-nucleoside phosphorylase, whose translation MTPYEKLKKCYECVREKTDFVPQIALVLGSGLGAFADSMKKVCEIDYREIEDFPISTVEGHKGRFVFGYVDSVPVVCMQGRIHYYEGYDISNVVLPARLMGMMGAKVLFLTNASGGINKKFSAGDFMLLTDHIATFVPNPLIGPNIDELGTRFPDMSEVYDKKLVNIIKETAKENNIKLQEGVYAMLTGPSFETPAEIRMLAKLGADAVGMSTAVEAIAARHAGMRVCAVSCVCNMAAGINPTPLTHAEVQEAADKAAPKFRKLIARSIEEISDALLTGAV comes from the coding sequence ATGACGCCTTATGAGAAGCTGAAAAAATGCTATGAATGTGTAAGAGAAAAGACTGATTTCGTGCCGCAGATAGCGCTCGTGCTCGGGTCGGGGCTGGGGGCATTTGCTGACAGTATGAAAAAGGTCTGCGAGATAGACTACCGTGAGATAGAGGATTTCCCGATATCCACCGTTGAAGGCCACAAGGGCAGGTTCGTGTTCGGCTATGTTGACAGCGTGCCTGTTGTGTGTATGCAGGGCAGGATCCACTACTACGAGGGATATGATATCTCAAACGTTGTCCTCCCGGCAAGGCTCATGGGTATGATGGGCGCAAAGGTGCTTTTCCTGACGAATGCTTCGGGCGGAATCAACAAGAAGTTCTCGGCAGGAGATTTTATGCTGCTGACCGACCATATAGCAACATTCGTGCCTAATCCGCTTATCGGCCCCAACATCGACGAGCTCGGCACACGCTTCCCGGATATGAGCGAGGTGTATGACAAAAAGCTCGTAAACATTATTAAAGAGACTGCAAAGGAAAACAACATAAAGCTGCAGGAGGGCGTGTATGCAATGCTCACAGGGCCTTCGTTCGAGACACCGGCTGAGATAAGGATGCTCGCAAAGCTCGGCGCTGACGCAGTAGGCATGAGCACGGCAGTAGAAGCGATAGCTGCAAGGCACGCAGGCATGAGGGTGTGTGCTGTGTCATGCGTGTGCAATATGGCTGCAGGCATTAACCCCACACCGCTCACTCACGCAGAGGTGCAGGAGGCAGCCGACAAGGCAGCCCCGAAGTTCAGAAAGCTCATAGCACGCTCTATAGAGGAGATATCTGATGCACTTCTCACAGGGGCGGTATAA
- the mtnA gene encoding S-methyl-5-thioribose-1-phosphate isomerase gives MQYFDTDPVRLSADGRSIIIIDQRSLPNEVVYTGLTEAKAMYDAIKTLAVRGAPCIGIFAAYCVYVRSLYTPDEQLDKALGEFCEYLDSSRPTAVNLSWALGIMREQLGASQALPADSRRELLKQKAIQIHQSDIDTCRRIAEYGLSLVKEGDGIITHCNAGALATSRLGTGLGPLLLAAERGIKLRPYVDETRPLLQGARLTAFELERAGLAPTLICDNMAAYVMSRGLAQAVFIGADRIAANGDIANKIGSLSLAVNAKHFGVPFYVFAPGSTIDRSCKCGADIEIEQRDGNEIKSLYFARPIAPEGVACLNPAFDVVPAELITAMITEDGIFRAPFEF, from the coding sequence ATGCAGTATTTCGACACCGACCCCGTAAGGCTCTCAGCTGACGGCAGGAGCATTATCATCATCGACCAGCGCAGTCTGCCGAATGAGGTGGTTTACACCGGGCTGACAGAAGCCAAAGCCATGTATGATGCCATAAAGACCCTTGCTGTAAGGGGTGCGCCGTGCATAGGCATATTTGCGGCATACTGCGTGTATGTGCGCTCACTCTATACGCCTGATGAACAGCTTGACAAGGCACTGGGGGAGTTTTGTGAGTATCTTGACTCATCACGCCCTACAGCAGTCAATCTTTCCTGGGCGCTCGGCATTATGAGAGAGCAGCTTGGAGCATCACAGGCTCTCCCGGCAGACAGCCGCAGGGAGCTGCTTAAGCAAAAAGCCATTCAGATACACCAGAGCGACATCGACACCTGCCGCAGAATTGCCGAATACGGCCTTTCGCTTGTAAAAGAGGGCGACGGCATAATCACCCACTGCAACGCAGGAGCGCTCGCTACATCACGCCTTGGCACAGGGCTCGGGCCGCTGCTGCTTGCGGCAGAGCGTGGGATAAAGCTGCGCCCGTATGTTGACGAGACAAGGCCGCTTTTGCAGGGGGCAAGGCTGACAGCCTTTGAGCTTGAAAGGGCAGGGCTTGCGCCGACGCTGATATGCGACAACATGGCGGCGTATGTCATGAGCCGCGGGCTTGCGCAGGCGGTCTTCATAGGCGCTGACAGGATAGCCGCAAACGGCGACATCGCAAACAAGATAGGCTCGCTCAGCTTAGCGGTAAATGCAAAACACTTCGGCGTGCCGTTCTATGTTTTTGCGCCCGGCTCAACGATAGACCGCAGCTGTAAGTGCGGTGCGGACATCGAGATAGAGCAGCGTGACGGCAACGAGATAAAAAGCCTTTACTTTGCCCGACCCATAGCCCCTGAGGGAGTTGCGTGCTTAAACCCTGCCTTTGACGTTGTGCCGGCAGAGCTTATCACGGCGATGATCACCGAAGACGGGATATTCAGGGCACCGTTTGAGTTTTAG
- the rimM gene encoding ribosome maturation factor RimM (Essential for efficient processing of 16S rRNA), producing the protein MKKYLEIGKIVSVFGIKGEVKVEPWCDSPEFICEFDTLYYKSGTPVEVERSRVHKNQVLLKIKGIDTPEEGVKLRGRVLYMDRDDVELDEGAYFQQDLYGLIVRDSGTGEEYGEVTDVLETGANDVYEITDREKNKKYIPAIPDVIDRVDLEKGEMLITPLEGLFD; encoded by the coding sequence ATGAAAAAATATCTTGAAATAGGAAAAATAGTCTCGGTGTTCGGGATAAAGGGCGAGGTCAAGGTCGAGCCTTGGTGCGACAGCCCGGAGTTTATCTGCGAATTCGACACGCTCTACTACAAAAGCGGCACACCTGTCGAGGTCGAGCGCTCACGGGTGCATAAAAACCAGGTGCTCCTGAAAATAAAGGGCATCGACACCCCCGAGGAGGGCGTAAAGCTCAGGGGGCGTGTGCTTTATATGGACAGGGACGATGTTGAGCTTGACGAGGGCGCATACTTCCAGCAGGATCTTTACGGGCTTATAGTCAGGGACAGCGGCACAGGCGAAGAATACGGCGAAGTGACCGATGTCTTAGAAACAGGTGCTAATGATGTGTACGAAATAACGGACAGAGAGAAGAATAAAAAGTATATCCCTGCGATACCCGATGTCATAGACCGGGTAGACCTTGAAAAGGGCGAGATGCTCATAACGCCGCTTGAGGGGCTTTTTGACTGA
- the trmD gene encoding tRNA (guanosine(37)-N1)-methyltransferase TrmD, producing the protein MRIDIATLFPELMESYLSASIIGRARDKGIFTAECHNIRDYAFNKHRRVDDTPYSERQGMLMQAEPIYRCWQAVCDMQRRQPHVIYMSPQGATLTQKKCIELSKMDSLFILCGHYEGVDNRIIEKIVDEEISIGDYVLTGGELPALVLVDSVARMLDGVLKEEDGYMDESHFNGLLEYPQYTRPEVWEGMAVPPLLLSGHHANIEKWRHEQRLITTYKKRPEMLDKLSLSDEDLAIIHKVDEG; encoded by the coding sequence ATGAGGATAGATATTGCAACGCTTTTCCCGGAGCTTATGGAGAGCTACCTGAGTGCGAGCATTATAGGCCGTGCGAGAGACAAGGGGATATTCACCGCCGAATGTCACAACATAAGAGACTACGCCTTCAACAAGCACAGGCGTGTCGATGATACGCCCTATTCCGAGCGGCAGGGTATGCTCATGCAGGCAGAGCCTATCTACCGCTGCTGGCAGGCTGTGTGCGATATGCAAAGGCGCCAGCCGCACGTTATCTATATGTCGCCGCAGGGGGCGACGCTTACCCAGAAAAAGTGCATAGAGCTCTCGAAGATGGACAGCTTATTCATTCTCTGCGGCCACTACGAGGGCGTTGACAACAGGATAATAGAAAAGATAGTCGATGAGGAGATATCCATAGGCGACTATGTGCTCACCGGCGGTGAGCTGCCGGCACTCGTGCTCGTTGACAGCGTTGCCCGTATGCTTGACGGCGTACTCAAAGAGGAGGACGGTTACATGGACGAGAGCCATTTTAACGGCCTTCTTGAATATCCGCAGTACACCCGACCCGAAGTCTGGGAGGGCATGGCTGTGCCGCCGCTGCTGCTTTCGGGGCATCACGCAAACATCGAAAAATGGCGCCACGAGCAGCGTCTGATAACTACTTACAAAAAGCGCCCCGAGATGCTTGATAAGCTGTCTCTGAGCGATGAAGATTTGGCTATAATTCACAAGGTCGATGAGGGGTAA